A window of Castanea sativa cultivar Marrone di Chiusa Pesio chromosome 1, ASM4071231v1 contains these coding sequences:
- the LOC142615000 gene encoding uncharacterized protein LOC142615000, with protein sequence MAVVMPAMLQLMKLCVIGFALAVQGSTDSNISPSPASFSLVPPIEGTPGPAYHRKSWRTSAPSSSSQPNGSDSHPPLASPPLTSAPLPGGIQGLVPSLSPSTPTVSSTPTVSPPYRIAPPPLTIQGHVPSIPPSPSPVKKTAASMPVAAPVATPRNLPQNSPVSHPGVPGTLSPSSHQSNAPDNKAPIPEPITPVTIASPPRKVGQNPPAVHPNMPEITPSVLPVPVASPPSKLPQNSPVTHPVMPGESPSVLPGVPGTLSPNSHQSNAPDNKAPIPEPITPVTVASPPRKVGQNPPAVHPNMPEITPSKLPVPVASPPSKLPQNSPVIHPVMPGESPSVLPDPDVSPASTPPSSIGWKRNRIPEAAPPHETPKPLTPGDHSPAQAPSTHKDMSHSHYSPAPSILSPKSPLNKGYHSPAPPPTTSFYKHHHTRNKITSPAPTSSYPVSSPTTKQQGPVVSPALPPTRGPKHYAPSPLKRDPDVSPASTPPSSIGGKRNRIPEAAPPHETVKPSPPVDHSPAQGPVMSPGLLPTSRRAHYAPPPLMPVSRSHVPLPSPMSNVSPAPSPPPKAASSHTKMPLLPPNVSPSGSKSPKMPVLPPLKAFPPPPPNEDCSSTICIEPYTNTPPGSPCGCVRPMQVGLLLSVDLYTFFPLVSELAKETAAGVFMKQSQVRIIGANADSQQAEKTIVNIDLVPLDEKFDSTTAMLTFQRFWHKQVVIKSSYFGDYEVLYVRYQGLPPSPPLPSGITIIDGGPYSGTSNARTNKPLGVELQKGRHNNGLSGGIIAIIALSAFVGVVLCSAAAWVVLFKHRNNVCGTVPTAHTLPPLTKPSGLAGSLMGSGPSSASLSFGSSIPPYTGSAKTFSMSDIEKATDNFDVSRILGEGGFGLVYSGVLEDGTNVAVKVLKRDDQQGGREFLAEVEMLSRLHHRNLVKLIGICTEERARSLVYELIPNGSVESHLHGVDKETAPLDWAARMKIALGAARGLAYLHEDSSPRVIHRDFKSSNILLEHDFTPKVSDFGLARTALDEENKHISTRVMGTFGYVAPEYAMTGHLLVKSDVYSYGVVLLELLTGRKPVDMSQPPGQENLVAWARPLLTSKEGLETMIDASLGSDVPFDSIAKVAAIASMCVQPEVSHRPFMGEVVQALKLVCNECDEAKIGSRCSSQEDLSIDMDAGVVTGSGQLPDPLPSDYFVPNFNSGIDTERGLSVSDLFSSSARLERQASGSFRRYCSSGPLRTGRGRHFWQRIRRLSGGSVSEHGVMFRLWPGSH encoded by the exons ATGGCGGTGGTGATGCCAGCCATGCTCCAGCTGATGAAACTCTGTGTCATTGGCTTTGCTTTGGCTGTCCAAGGATCTACag aCTCCAATATATCCCCATCTCCAGCAAGTTTTTCTTTAGTTCCTCCGATAGAAGGAACACCTGGTCCTGCATATCATAGAAAGTCATGGAGAACAAGTGCACCAAGCTCATCATCACAGCCAAACG GGTCAGATTCCCACCCTCCACTTGCATCACCGCCCCTTACATCTGCCCCATTGCCTGGAGGTATTCAAGGGCTTGTACCATCCTTGTCACCAAGCACTCCAACTGTGTCAAGCACTCCAACTGTATCACCACCATATAGAATAGCTCCTCCACCTCTGACTATTCAAGGACATGTACCATCCATTCCGCCAAGTCCTTCACCAGTTAAGAAGACTGCTGCATCAATGCCAGTTGCTGCTCCAG TAGCAACTCCTAGGAATTTGCCACAAAACTCACCAGTCAGCCACCCAGGTGTGCCAGGAACTTTGTCACCAAGCTCTCATCAAAGCAATGCACCAGATAATAAGGCTCCCATCCCAGAACCAATTACTCCTG TAACCATAGCATCCCCACCAAGGAAAGTGGGACAAAATCCACCTGCAGTTCACCCAAATATGCCAGAAATAACACCATCCGTATTACCTG TGCCAGTTGCATCACCACCAAGTAAATTGCCACAAAATTCACCGGTCACCCATCCAGTTATGCCTGGTGAATCCCCATCCGTATTACCTGGTGTGCCAGGAACTTTGTCACCAAACTCTCATCAAAGCAATGCACCAGATAATAAGGCTCCCATCCCAGAACCAATTACTCCCG TAACCGTTGCATCCCCACCAAGGAAAGTGGGACAAAATCCACCTGCAGTTCACCCAAATATGCCAGAAATAACACCATCCAAATTACCTG TGCCAGTTGCATCACCACCAAGTAAATTGCCACAAAATTCACCGGTCATCCATCCTGTTATGCCTGGTGAATCCCCATCTGTATTACCAG ACCCTGATGTCTCACCTGCTTCTACTCCTCCTTCAAGTATTGGTTGGAAGAGGAATAGAATTCCAGAGGCTGCACCTCCTCATGAAACACCCAAGCCATTAACCCCTGGGGACCATTCTCCTGCTCAAG CTCCTTCCACACACAAAGATATGAGTCATTCTCATTATTCTCCTGCACCATCTATTTTATCTCCTAAATCTCCATTAAATAAAGGGTATCATTCTCCTGCACCTCCACCTACAACCTCATTTTATAAGCATCAccatacaaggaacaaaatcaCCAGTCCTGCTCCTACATCATCATATCCGGTTTCTTCTCCCACTACAAAACAGCAAG GTCCGGTCGTCTCTCCAGCATTACCTCCAACAAGGGGACCAAAGCACTATGCTCCTTCACCCCTGAAGCGAG ACCCTGATGTCTCACCTGCATCAACTCCTCCTTCAAGCATAGGAGGAAAGAGGAATAGGATTCCGGAGGCTGCACCTCCACATGAAACAGTCAAGCCATCACCCCCTGTGGACCATTCACCAGCTCAAG GTCCGGTCATGTCTCCAGGTTTGCTCCCGACAAGTAGACGAGCACACTATGCTCCTCCTCCCCTGATGCCAG TTTCCCGATCTCATGTCCCCCTTCCTTCACCAATGAGCAATGTTTCACCTGCTCCTTCTCCACCTCCAAAAGCTGCATCCAGCCATACCAAAA TGCCCCTTCTTCCCCCTAATGTTTCGCCTTCTGGATCAAAGAGTCCAAAGATGCCAGTCCTGCCACCACTTAAAGCATTTCCACCTCCACCTCCTAATGAAG ATTGTTCATCAACCATATGCATAGAACCCTATACGAATACTCCTCCTGGGTCACCCTGTGGCTGTGTCAGGCCCATGCAAGTTGGACTGCTCCTGAGTGTTGATCTGTATACCTTCTTCCCTTTGGTTTCAGAGCTGGCTAAAGAAACTGCTGCTGGGGTTTTTATGAAACAAAGTCAAGTTCGCATTATTGGAGCCAATGCTGATAGTCAGCAAGCAGAGAAGACTATTGTCAATATAGACTTGGTACCCCTAGACGAAAAGTTTGATAGTACCACAGCCATGTTGACTTTTCAGAGATTTTGGCATAAACAAGTTGTTATAAAATCTTCCTACTTTGGAGACTATGAAGTACTATATGTCCGCTACCAAG GTTTGCCCCCATCTCCACCTTTACCTTCAGGAATTACCATAATAGATGGTGGTCCGTATTCTGGTACTAGCAATGCAAGGACAAATAAACCTCTTGGGGTCGAGTTGCAGAAAGGGCGGCACAATAATGGGCTTAGTGGTGGCATAATTGCTATTATTGCACTTTCAGCTTTTGTAGGGGTGGTCTTATGCTCTGCTGCTGCATGGGTGGTGCTCTTCAAACATAGAAACAATGTTTGTGGAACAGTGCCAACTGCACATACTTTGCCACCTCTAACCAAACCATCAG GGCTTGCTGGGTCTTTGATGGGAAGTGGGCCCAGTTCTGCGTCATTATCATTTGGATCCAGTATTCCTCCTTATACTGGATCTGCGAAGACATTCAGTATGAGCGATATAGAGAAAGCTACTGACAATTTTGATGTTTCAAGAATACTTGGGGAAGGTGGCTTTGGCCTTGTTTACAGTGGTGTTCTTGAAGATGGGACCAACGTAGCTGTCAAAGTTTTAAAGAGAGATGATCAGCAGGGAGGGCGGGAGTTCTTAGCGGAAGTTGAGATGCTTAGCCGTCTTCATCATCGTAACTTAGTCAAGTTGATTGGTATATGTACAGAGGAGCGTGCTCGCAGCTTGGTTTATGAACTCATTCCAAATGGCAGTGTGGAATCTCATTTACATG GAGTTGACAAGGAAACTGCTCCACTTGATTGGGCTGCCCGCATGAAGATAGCACTTGGCGCTGCTCGTGGTCTAGCTTATCTGCATGAGGATTCCAGCCCTCGTGTCATACATAGGGACTTCAAGTCCAGCAACATCTTGTTGGAACATGATTTTACACCTAAAGTGTCTGATTTTGGTTTGGCTCGAACTGCCTTGGATGAGGAAAACAAACACATATCAACACGTGTCATGGGAACTTTTGG GTATGTGGCTCCGGAGTATGCGATGACTGGTCATCTTCTTGTAAAAAGTGATGTTTACAGTTATGGAGTTGTCCTTCTTGAGCTTTTGACTGGGAGAAAACCAGTAGATATGTCGCAACCACCTGGCCAAGAGAATTTAGTGGCATGGGCCCGTCCGCTCCTCACTAGTAAAGAAGGTTTGGAGACAATGATTGATGCGTCTCTAGGATCTGATGTGCCTTTTGATAGCATTGCCAAAGTAGCAGCCATTGCATCAATGTGTGTACAACCAGAGGTATCACACCGTCCATTTATGGGTGAGGTTGTTCAGGCCTTAAAACTGGTATGTAATGAGTGTGATGAGGCAAAGATAGGTTCAAGATGCTCAAGCCAGGAAGATTTGTCAATTGACATGGATGCTGGTGTTGTTACTGGCTCAGGACAGTTGCCAGATCCTTTGCCAAGTGATTACTTTGTTCCTAACTTTAATTCCGGAATTGATACTGAGAGAGGACTATCGGTATCGGATTTATTTAGTTCATCGGCAAGATTGGAAAGACAGGCATCTGGGTCATTTAGGAGGTACTGTAGTTCAGGTCCTTTGAGAACAGGAAGGGGCAGGCACTTCTGGCAGAGAATTAGGAGATTGTCTGGGGGCAGTGTGAGTGAACATGGGGTTATGTTCAGGTTATGGCCAGGTTCCCATTGA
- the LOC142630229 gene encoding uncharacterized protein LOC142630229 encodes MENAIQKPMYYVSKSLQEAKTRFLPLEKAVPAIIHATNKLPHYFHHTVVVLTQLSLQALLQKLGYTGRMAKWGTMLRAFDVKYMPHTAIKGQVLVDFITEFTEDVGEDKRLGISTMMVSAPSSSIWEVYTNGAANQMGSRVGIILVTPKKLVVEKSLQLGFLATNNEAEYEALLAGMEMVARFGGEILHIYSDSRLWLGKSIENLKPGTKECRAKRGSKSAHQPMALCPMGLGNSWTLPKGHRKSTVALGRN; translated from the exons ATGGAGAATGCAATCCAAAAACCCATGTACTATGTAAGCAAATCCTTGCAGGAAGCCAAGACTCGTTTCTTGCCCTTAGAGAAGGCAGTACCGGCCATTATACACGCCACAAATAAGCTACCTCATTATTTCCACCACACTGTAGTGGTGCTCACACAACTTTCTTTGCAAGCATTATTGCAAAAATTGGGATACACAGGAAGGATGGCCAAGTGGGGAACCATGCTcagggcttttgatgttaaatatatGCCTCATACCGCTATAAAGGGGCAAGTCCTGGTAGACTTCATCACAGAATTTACCGAGGATGTTGGGGAGGATAAAAGGTTAGGAATAAGTACTATGATGGTCTCTGCCCCATCTTCTTCAATTTGGGAAGTGTACACGAATGGAGCAGCAAACCAAATGGGTTCTAGAGTGGGAATTATATTGGTGACACCCAAGAAGCTGGTAGTCGAGAAGTCTTTACAATTAGGTTTCCTAGCTACGAACAACGAAGCTGAGTATGAGGCTTTACTAGCAGGGATGGAGATGGTTGCTAGATTTGGAGGGGAAATCCTGCACATATACTCGGATTCTCGCCTGTGGTTGGGCAAGTCAATAGAGAATTTGAAGCCAGGAACCAAAGAATGCAGGG CTAAGAGGGGTTCTAAATCCGCTCACCAACCCATGGCCctttgcccaatggggcttggaAATAGTTGGACCCTTCCCAAGGGCCACAGGAAATCGACGGTGGCTCTTGGTCGGAACTGA